The genomic stretch TCCTCTGACCTgaagtaaaaattagtttacATGTAACGATTATGAAATGAGTCACGGGTATAATCAACAAGTATTATATAGGAATTCTTCCCGAAATGTGGGAACACAGAAATATTCTATTGTATAGCTTACTTCTAATAACACGTCCCATCTctaatgtatattaaatatgtcAAATGAGAGATATCCAGTAGTGGCGGTATGTGGTAGTGAAAAATTCAAAATCTTAACCGCAGATGTACTAGTCAATATTTGTGGTTCGATGTTCAACGTTCACCAAACATATGAATAATTTCTGTAAAAGCGGTCGATATACCCTTCTAAAGTTCAAGATTAGTGAAAGGTATGGCGTATATAATAACTAATGGAGGAATTGAACACATAGGCATGGGGAAGATTCCCCACccttaaaataaactcTGAACAATCAATCTAGAGTCcaaattccatttttattctattttcttTTCAAGTTATCCAACTGAAGTGTATCTTGACATCcgattttttaatttattcttcAGTGTTTTACTCGATTATTTTTCATGATCACTCAATTtctaattaataaaacaagaCAAATCGACAAAAATGTCATAATATGGAAGCATTgatatacatttattatgATTCCTCTCATGTGTTTACACAATAACTGAGCACATACTCATAATGCTACATTATTGGATTTACATCAACACTCGGCTGTATATAATCTGTTTGCAGTACAAAATTTGAACTTTCAGCCTTCCAAATGTGACTGCTCCTTAAAACTTTAAACAATTCCCCCGAAAGTAAGCTACAGGCCTCCTTAGCCACGTCCAGCGCCTATTTAGTAaagttatttaatttgaaaCGCAACTAACGTCCTTTAGAGACTCTCCTATATAGCATCCCTTTGAATATAACAATGCAATTGTCTTTAATTGTGAACACAATCCCAGGTTCACCACTGTTAGGTCAGGGTCCaatgatttataatattcCTCCTCCTAAATTAGAGTTGTTTACGTTTGTAAGTTTTTTATGTTGCAGTTTATTCgtttaattatattcaaaGGAGTTCTTACCTCCCTTGTTAGGTCGAGAGCGACAGTTAGTTGCTGATTCCGATCTTTGAAAACACACTGAATAAATGATGTATAAAAGACTTCCACCGATATATCTATAAGCGTACCACTGAACAAGCTGCGATCACATCGTATACATGAATGCCACAGTCTATCAATGCTAAACACATTCCCATCAGGACGGTAGGCAAAAGGCCACCGTCGTCGTTTGAAATAATGACATATGCCTCTATAATTTGACAGGGATAGTTGTCCATTATGATGTGCTTTTCAAAAGTTTCCAGAATCTGTGTTTTCAGAGTTTCCAAGTCTTTCTGGGTGTGA from Theileria orientalis strain Shintoku DNA, chromosome 1, complete genome encodes the following:
- a CDS encoding 3' exonuclease, exosome component codes for the protein MEDSIEEDTEMTDRFTQLRPLDVKLSTSSTFHGSCIINLGNTIVKCLVNLPKVSAKKAASDFGQFTLEVTSNDSFHTQKDLETLKTQILETFEKHIIMDNYPCQIIEAYVIISNDDGGLLPTVLMGMCLALIDCGIHVYDVIAACSVCVFKDRNQQLTVALDLTREEEEYYKSLDPDLTVVNLGLCSQLKTIALLYSKGCYIGESLKDALDVAKEACSLLSGELFKVLRSSHIWKAESSNFVLQTDYIQPSVDVNPIM